The sequence below is a genomic window from Sulfitobacter sp. SK012.
GAAATACACGGCGTATAGGATCACTGATTTCGGGTACTGCGCGCCTTTGAAGCCAATCGTCCCGTTCTGATGCTCATCCGCCAATTCAAAATGCGGCGGCTATCACAGGTTTGTACGCTGGCCCATATTCTGAAACTTTGCGGCAGAGCCCTCTTGGGCCACTCACCAAAACCTATGAATAGCTACCACTGATTGGGGTATCTCCGCCGCTGCTTGCTCCAGTGTCTCGTCTAGCTTCTCTTGCGGTATGCCCATCATTGAATTACCCCCTTCATCAATCAGGTGCACCATTATCGGCGTGATAAGCTTGCCTCCTATGCCGCTCTCCGTGAGTCTCAGCCACTGTTTATGTCGCATTGAGACAGCTTCCATAAACCCCTCGCACCAGTCCATTGCAATGACGTGGCCTTCTCGAGCTTCCCAGAAGATGGGTTCTACCTCGGGAGGATCAAAGGCAAGTCCTTGGATGATACTATCGTAAATCAGCGCGATGCTCTGCAGAACCCAATCGGGCACGTCATCAGGTGAGCCTCCCAATGCAACAGGCATCCACTCTTCAGCAGAGATAGAACTGGGAGAGCAAGCCACTCCATGCAGAAAGCCATCCAAGTCAGACAGCATCATGCAATCATCTGGGCTGTCATCTGAGGAGAGATAAGTATCTAGGCTTTCGAGGTCAGACATGTTCGTTCATCCGTGTTGCTATGTGAAAGTCTTCAAGGCGGGCCTCTGAGAAAATCCTCTAAGCACCCTATCGGCATCAACATGAAAGACAACATCGCTGGCTCAATAATACAGAGGGTCTTGTCGCGCAGTTAGCGCCTTATGGTTGCGGTGGTTTCTTTATCGGCTCTGATGCAATCCTGCTTTGCGCTGCGCAAAGCCAGCGATACGACGGCTTTACCTGTCTGACCTTTGGGTGCGTTGATCTGGATCAACCTAGCTCAATCCTCAGTACCATAGGGTTATTCGGTCACCTTAAAGGAGAAGCGATAATGATTGCGGTTAAATCTGGGGCGCAAGAGAGCCTGCTTGAGGTGTACATGTCTGCACCGATCACGGACAAAGACTATAGCGATGTCCTGATGCCCGCCTTGGACGCGGCGCTTGCCCAAGGTGAAAAGGTGCGGATGCTGGTGGTGCTGAATGCTGGCCTAACTGATTTCACAATGGGCGCACTTTGGGACGACGCTAAGCTGGGCGTAAGTAATTGGAGTGGGTTTGAACGGGTTGCCATAGTTACCGCCAACACGGCAATGGCACGAATGGTCCGCGCGTTTTCTATCCTGATGCCCTGTCCTGTGTCAGTGTTTGGTAAAAAGGCTGAGGACGAAGCCCGCCTTTGGCTGTTTGAATCGTTAGGTGCTATCCATCAAACCGATTTGGGCAGTGGCACGCTGCATGTTGAGCTACTGGGTAAGGTTGGCGCAGACGTCTATGCCTCTGAAACCGAGAACCTGAATGCCTTTATTCGTAAGAATGACCGCTTCCGCCTGTTGCTGGACATTAGGCGTTTCGACGGCTGGCAGGGGCTTGGCGCAATGGCTGCGCACTTTCACCTTGTTCGCGATCATGTTGGCCAGTTGGACCGGGCAGCCGTTGTCGGCGATTCGCGCTGGGAAGCGATGGTCGTGCAGGTTGTTAAACGCCTGATCGGGCAAGAGGCGCGGTATTTCGGAAATAATGATCTCGAGGCCGCCAAGGCGTGGATTAAGACAGATTAAGCTAGGTGTTCAGCCCCGGCGGCATCGTCAAGTTGTCGGCGATCGTTCGCAACGATAGCCGGGGCGCTAGATCTCAAGCAGCCTTAAGCTCACGCGTGATGTCGTCCCAAATATCCAATGGGCATCGGCTCTCGTCTGGCGATAGGCAGCTGCTGAAAGGGTGTGGCGGCGCGGGCGGAAGACGGTTTTGACCTGATCATGAACGGAAAGAAATCGCTGGGCTTGTCTCGGCGATTTGAACCTCCCCATGATCTTTTCTCGCCGTCGGGTCGGCCTGTGTGACCCTTCGGATCGATTGTTGAGACCCTTATGGCTGCGATGCTCTATTCCCGGAGCAAGCTCCTTCAAGGCGGTGCCATAGCTTCGGAGTTTATCGGTGACAATCACCCGTGGCTCACCAAATGCCTTGAATAGTTTGGGGAAGAACCGAATCGCGGCCCGTTTATTGCGCCGAGACTGCACGAGGATGTCCAGCACATCGCCTTTGCTGTCGACAGCGCGCCACAGCCAATACTTCTTACCATTTATCGGAAGGACGACTTCGTCCAGGTGCCATTCGCCCGCCACTTTAGGTCGATCTGGGCGGATCGCCTTGGCATATTGTAACCCGAATTTCGCAACCCAAGCGCGGATGATCTCGTAGCTGACCACAACACCGCGTGCGGCTAACAGATACTCAGCATCGCGCAAACTCATGGGAAATCGATGATAGGCCCAGACGGCGTATGCGATAATCTCAGGTGGAAACCGTTGACCTGAAAAGGTGCCAGATTGCTTGGGTTAGGTCATGCGCCCACGTACCGGCTTTTGAGATGTCCCGCAACTTGACGATGCTACTCCTATTTCCGAGCCAATCCAGATGTCGTGTCGGACATCGTCATCACGCTGCGCACCGGTGCCTTACCAGGGAGCAAAGCCCGCCCGCTGCAGGAAATGGGCGGACCCTTCTGGGCCACGCATCCCGGATATCCATTCGAAAGACCCCCAGTTACCCAGCCAGTTGAAAGGTAGACGTTGCGATCTCGGCAAAGCGGGGTGCGAAGCGACCAGGTTCTGATGGTGGGCTAAAAGTCATGGCGTGGCTTGCTGTGCGTGCAAGATCCGGCCGATGATATTCAGCAGAAGCTGGGCGGCCAAAGTCGTTGTACTGCCTGTGTGGTCATAGTCTGGCGCGACCTCAACCAAATCAATCCCCACAATCCGTTGTCGCTTCGCAAGGATCGCGACCAGTTCTAGCACTTCGTAGTAAAGAAACCCGCCATGGCTGGGCGTACCTGTTCCCGGTGCAATCGATGGATCGAAGCCATCAATGTCAATCGTCAGGTAGATGTCCACATCGGCAGGTACGCGTGCAGCGACGGCTTCGACACCCAGCTTGCGGATTTGGCGCACGGATAGAATGTCTGAGCCGCGGGACCGCGCATCGTTGTACCCCTCTTTCGCGGTAGATGACACGTTACGGATGCCGAACTGGCTAAGGCCCGTCACATAATCCTTCTCGACAGCTCGGCGCATCGGGTTACCATGACCAAATCGGACACCATGACGCTCGTCGACAAAATCCAGATGCGCATCAACCTGCACCAAGTGAATATCGCCAAAGTCTGAGAAGGCGTTAATACACGGGATATTCACTGAATGATCACCCCCGATGACGACAGGCAGCGCGCCCGCACCCAATATCTTGCGCACACCGAACTCGATGTTTTTGTGACTGTTGATCGTGTCCGTGTGAATAATATCGGCGTCGCCCAGATCAACGATACGGGCCTTTTCAAGGTACGTCACATCGTCTTCGTGATCATAGGCCCCAGCATGTCCAAAGGAAAACAGCATTGATGCCTCGCGCACGCCGCGTGGGCCAAAACGTGCGCCGGGCCGCCATTGCGTGCCAAAGTCGAACGGCGCCCCAAGAATTGCGACATCGGCGTCGATGTTGTCCCAATCCTCCACATATGGGTATTTGCCAAAGGTTGCGATGCCAACAAAAGGCAGGTTCAGACGTCCGGACTGGTAGCCATGGGCCATGGTTTTTCCTTTTGGGTTGGCATTGTTGCACAAATTTGTCTGAGGCCGAGCTTCCCCTCACCCAAGACGGATTTAGCCTACGGTCACGGTACGTGGTATGCCAAGTGCTGTGAAGCCGTTTAGGATCGCTGCACGGATTTGGATCTCCGCAACCTGCCGATCAAAGTCGCGCGCTGAGAGGCCTTGACCCAGTAGTTTCACACAATGCATCTTTGTCTCAACCCGGCTTCTCCGGTGATATCCGGTCACCTGTCGCCACAATGCGCGGCCCAGATACTTTGGGCCCGCACCGCTTCGTTGCGCGCTCTGGCACCGGGTGTGTCGGCTTAGCATTCTTGCGCGGCGGTATGACGGCGTGGGCCTTTCGCGCGGCAATCGCATCATGGCATTTGCGTGTGTCGTATGCCCCGTCGGCGGTGACGCTGCCGATGTCTTGATCTGGCGGGATCTGATTGAGCAGATCAGGCAGCACAGGTGCGCCACCGATGCTGCTACTCGTGACCTCGATTGCACGTATTTCCAGTGTTTGCTCATCAATCCCGATATGCATCTTGCGCCAGAGGCGGCGTTTAGGACCGCCATGCTTGCGGGCATTCCATTCGCCTTCACCCTCAACCTTGATGCCTGTACTATCTATTAGCAGGTGCAGCGGTCCGGCTGAGCCCTTGTATGGGATGGCCGAGCTCCTCAATTTAATGGGCTGTAGCACAGGCCTCCATCGCAACAAGGCACGTGGGTTGCCGGCTTATAAATGCAAGAAGCTGAACCCGCGTCAGTTTCTTGCAAAAAATACCCGTCCCGCTGGCACAGGCCACGTGAAGTTGAAACACGCGCTTTGCAAGGTCTATGCCGATCATGGTGACTTCTGACATGGATACTCTCCCTTTGAGTGATGCTCTCTTAAACATCACAGTGGCACATTACGATTCCGGTAGGTGGGGGCATCCACATGGTGTAATCGCGGGATGAGTCGCCATGAAACTTCAAAAGAAGTTGATGGTGGTTGTTCCCCGATAAGATGAAAATACGGGCTCATGACGAGGTGTCTGGCCCAAGCATCATTGGAGAACAGCCATGGCCGATTATATCGGACTCGACGTATCAATGAAAGAGACTGCGATTTCCATTCGGCGCGCAGGTGCGCGCGTTTGGCGAGGGAAATGCAATTCAGATCCAGCGCGAATTGCGCAAATTGTTAGAAAGCGCGCACCCGGCGTCGTGCGGGTGATTTTCGAAACTGGTCCGCTGTCAGTGTGGTTTTATCATGCTTTGAAGGAAGAGGGACTGCCTGCTATTTGTATCGATGCACGCCACGCTAAGGCGGCGCTCGACATGGCGGCGAACAAAACGGATGCAAATGATGCAGATGGTCTGGCTCAGTTAGCTGAGGTCGGTTTTTATCGAGAGGTTCGCGTGAAAGGTTATGACAGTATGCTTGCTCGTTCACTGATAGCTGCGCGAACTCGACTGGTCAGGATCACAGTCGAATTGTCAAACCAAATCCGTGGGCTCATGAAGACGTTCGGATTGATTGTGCCTTCGGGCAAAGGACGCAGCTTTGACGCAAATGTTCGTAGACTTCTGGTGGATCAGACCGAGCTCTCCAACATTCTATTGCCACTGTTGAATGCTTGGCACGACATGCGGATGCGCGCAGCGGATCTTACAAAACTGCTGCTCGCGGTGGCGCGCAAAAGCCACGCCTGTCGACTTCTCATGACCATCCCTGGAGTGGGTGCAATTACAGCCACGTCCTATGCGACAGCTATTGAAGATCCGGGTAACTTCAAAAACTCACGCGCTGTCGGGGCCTGGCTCGGACTGACCAGCCGACGATACCAATCTGGGGAGGTTGATTACAGCGGCAGGGTATCTCGCCGCGGAGATCGACATCTCAGAGGGCTCCTTTACGAGGCCGCACTCGTCATCCTAACCCGGTCAAAGATGCAAAGTGATCTGCGAACATGGGCGCTCAAGCTTAAGGAACGTGTTGGCACGAAACGCGCAGCAGTCGCATTGGCACGCAAATTGGCAGTCACAATGCATGCGATGCTGAAAACCGGATCAGCGTTCAATCCGATTGCTCAACCATTAAGCCTCTAAACACCCTCTTGCGCTCGACATCCTGAGCGCGGCGAGACGTCCCTGCCGGGACGTGGGTTGAGTAATTCCGTTTGATGGGCTGCACCGGCATTCACTGTTGAGTGCGTCATCCACATTGGAAGCTCCACCTGCTAAACCCATCATGCGGCGGCTATATGTCGACCGCGAAGACGACCCTGCACCCGGCATACGAGATCTCGACCCTCAGGAGCAAAGTGCAAGACCAGCTTTGCCAATCTACGTAGGAGCCCGAAAAGGTACCGCGATTGCTGGGTTATGGGAAAAAGTGCTTGCAAAACACTATGCGATTAGACGACGCCATCAACAAAGCCTCTCAACTGTCTCTATTACGTTCTCTCAAGAACACGTGTGAAGAGCCGCCGTTCGTTGCACTTTGAATGAGCCACTTCTCTGCGAAGCAAAGCGGCGACTGGTAGCACAGTCAAATATCTGCTTCAAATGGCGCTAGACAGGGAGTTGCCAAGCATGGAAAAACGACAGGTTGGTCAGACCGGGCTTGCGATTGATACGCTTGGACTAGGCGGCGCACCTCTTGGAGGAAATTTCGTTGATCTCGACTACGCTCAAGCAGCGGACTTGATACGAACCGCCAAAGAAGCTGGCATCAGCTACTTCGATACCGCTCCATGGTATGGGTTTGGAAGGTCCGAGCGTGTCATGGGCGATATGCTTCGCGGCACAGAATATGTGCTTTCGGACAAGGTCGGAAGACTTCTTCACCCGGGCGCAGTCGCAAACCCGATGGATTTTGGCATGATTGATCCGTTACCGTTCCACGTAGTTTACGATTACGGATACGATGGCATTATGCGCGCCTATGAAGACAATCTTCAGCGCCTCGGGATCGACAAAATTGATATCCTCTTTGTTCACGACATCGGAGCTTTCCAGCATGGTGAGGAAAACGTGCGCCACTTTCGAGATTTGGAAAAAGGCGGTTATCGCGCAATGGATGAATTGCGCAAGACAGGGCAAGTCAAAGCAATTGGACTGGGTGTTAACGAGAACGAAGCCTGCATGGATGCCCTGAAAATCGGGAACTGGGACGTTTTTCTATTGGCCGGACGTTACACACTGCTCGAGCAGACGCCACTGGACACGCTTTTCCCAGCCTGTAGTGCAGCAGGGACATCGATCATCTGCGGAGGCCCTTTCAATTCTGGCATTTTGGCGGGCCGGGAAATGTGGAACTACACAAAGGCACCCGCCGAAATCATAGAGAAGGCGCGTGCGCTCGGTGCTGTCGCCGACACGTGGGCTGTTCCTCTGGCGGCCGCGGCCCTGCAGTTCCCACTGATGAATGATATCGTCAGTTCCGTGATACCGGGCCCACGTGATAAGCGCGAACTGGAGCAAATCATTGACTGGTTTAAAACAACAATTCCAACGGAGTTTTGGGCGACGTTAAAATCAAAAGGGCTCATTGACGAAGCGGCACCTGTACCGTCCCGCTAAACGAAAACCGGTGGCCCGCCGCATCCAAGTTTCATATTCCGCGTGCGGGCAAACGCGACAGGACCTGCGCAAGAAAAGCTCGAGCGACATGTTCCTGTGAGGGGCTCAGATTGATCCGGCCTAGATCGAGCCAGCAAAGCGGCTGAGGTGGGCAATTCCCAACCTCGTGAATGACATTTTGGCAGATCAGTCCCGTACGCCATCAGGAGGCAGGATGCTCCCTGAGCATCCGCCACGAACAACCCGTTGGGGCCTTTCGACGATGCGCTTCAGCAGCGATGGTGCCCGCATATTTCTCGACCCAGCGGTTGAGCGTTGCATGATCCAAATCGACGCCGCGTTCTGCCATGATCTCTTCGAGATCGCGATACGAAACGGGAAAGCGAACGTAGAAATACACGGCGCATAGGAGCACGGGTTTCGGGTACTGCACGCCTTTGAAACTGATCAACTATTCAATCCTGACTTGGTCTCGGGAAAGTGTAAGGTCTGGCTCGACACGCCCGGCAACGCAACTGAAATCCGAAACTTTGCGACACTACCCGCCATTGCCCGTCACCGCCGACGCCCAGATTGATATGCCCGTCGCTGGTGGCCACAACGCCCATTGGCGTGACCGTGGGGTGATCGTTGCCTGCGCGCCCCGCAACCTCGCCGTCAACCAGATAGCGGGCAGCCTGAAAATCCATCAAGGCGATTTGCGCTTGCAACAGCGAGGTCTGCACCCATTGCCCTTGGCCTGATTGAGTGCGTTCCGTGATCGCCACCAAAATGCCAGTGGCCGCATAAAGCCCCGCAGACAGATCCGCCACGGCGGTGCCTGCACGTGTCGGTGGCCCGTCCTCAAAACCGGTGGTGCCCATCAGCCCGCCCATGCCTTGGGCGATCTGGTCAAATCCTGCCTTGTTCTCGTATGGCTCGTCTTGGCCAAAGCCCGAGATCGAGGCGAGAATGATACCAGACTAGCTTCTCGACGCTGTTCATGGTCCTGAACAAGCCATAACAATGTCGTCGCTGCATTCCGCCAGTTCACCAGGTCAGGGCATTTTGATAGCGCTAGAATTTTGGATGCTTGACGAAACGCTGTTTGCCTTTGATTGTGATTATTAGAGACTGACAGCAGGTGTTGCCGAACCCGGCAATTTGATCGCCA
It includes:
- a CDS encoding STAS/SEC14 domain-containing protein; amino-acid sequence: MIAVKSGAQESLLEVYMSAPITDKDYSDVLMPALDAALAQGEKVRMLVVLNAGLTDFTMGALWDDAKLGVSNWSGFERVAIVTANTAMARMVRAFSILMPCPVSVFGKKAEDEARLWLFESLGAIHQTDLGSGTLHVELLGKVGADVYASETENLNAFIRKNDRFRLLLDIRRFDGWQGLGAMAAHFHLVRDHVGQLDRAAVVGDSRWEAMVVQVVKRLIGQEARYFGNNDLEAAKAWIKTD
- the speB gene encoding agmatinase; the protein is MAHGYQSGRLNLPFVGIATFGKYPYVEDWDNIDADVAILGAPFDFGTQWRPGARFGPRGVREASMLFSFGHAGAYDHEDDVTYLEKARIVDLGDADIIHTDTINSHKNIEFGVRKILGAGALPVVIGGDHSVNIPCINAFSDFGDIHLVQVDAHLDFVDERHGVRFGHGNPMRRAVEKDYVTGLSQFGIRNVSSTAKEGYNDARSRGSDILSVRQIRKLGVEAVAARVPADVDIYLTIDIDGFDPSIAPGTGTPSHGGFLYYEVLELVAILAKRQRIVGIDLVEVAPDYDHTGSTTTLAAQLLLNIIGRILHAQQATP
- a CDS encoding aldo/keto reductase — protein: MEKRQVGQTGLAIDTLGLGGAPLGGNFVDLDYAQAADLIRTAKEAGISYFDTAPWYGFGRSERVMGDMLRGTEYVLSDKVGRLLHPGAVANPMDFGMIDPLPFHVVYDYGYDGIMRAYEDNLQRLGIDKIDILFVHDIGAFQHGEENVRHFRDLEKGGYRAMDELRKTGQVKAIGLGVNENEACMDALKIGNWDVFLLAGRYTLLEQTPLDTLFPACSAAGTSIICGGPFNSGILAGREMWNYTKAPAEIIEKARALGAVADTWAVPLAAAALQFPLMNDIVSSVIPGPRDKRELEQIIDWFKTTIPTEFWATLKSKGLIDEAAPVPSR
- a CDS encoding IS110 family transposase; the encoded protein is MADYIGLDVSMKETAISIRRAGARVWRGKCNSDPARIAQIVRKRAPGVVRVIFETGPLSVWFYHALKEEGLPAICIDARHAKAALDMAANKTDANDADGLAQLAEVGFYREVRVKGYDSMLARSLIAARTRLVRITVELSNQIRGLMKTFGLIVPSGKGRSFDANVRRLLVDQTELSNILLPLLNAWHDMRMRAADLTKLLLAVARKSHACRLLMTIPGVGAITATSYATAIEDPGNFKNSRAVGAWLGLTSRRYQSGEVDYSGRVSRRGDRHLRGLLYEAALVILTRSKMQSDLRTWALKLKERVGTKRAAVALARKLAVTMHAMLKTGSAFNPIAQPLSL
- a CDS encoding YecA/YgfB family protein, with translation MSDLESLDTYLSSDDSPDDCMMLSDLDGFLHGVACSPSSISAEEWMPVALGGSPDDVPDWVLQSIALIYDSIIQGLAFDPPEVEPIFWEAREGHVIAMDWCEGFMEAVSMRHKQWLRLTESGIGGKLITPIMVHLIDEGGNSMMGIPQEKLDETLEQAAAEIPQSVVAIHRFW